Proteins from one Vanessa atalanta chromosome 15, ilVanAtal1.2, whole genome shotgun sequence genomic window:
- the LOC125069357 gene encoding 60S ribosomal protein L14, with protein sequence MPFERYVEPGRVALVADGPLKGKLVSVVDVIDQTRALVDGPGSGVPRQQIRLNQLHLTKFRLSYPFTAPTRVVRKAWTDAKLNEKWAESQWSKNLANKEKRAEMTDYDRFKLTSARVKRNRARTAVFKSLKVKAARGGKFGKKKVPKTPAKKQRTKKAPAAKPAKK encoded by the coding sequence ATGCCTTTCGAACGCTACGTAGAACCAGGGCGTGTTGCCCTGGTAGCCGACGGACCCCTTAAAGGAAAGTTGGTGAGTGTTGTGGATGTCATTGATCAAACACGAGCACTCGTCGATGGTCCCGGCAGCGGTGTTCCACGACAGCAAATTCGTCTCAACCAACTGCACCTTACAAAATTCCGCCTTAGCTATCCATTCACAGCACCAACACGTGTTGTAAGGAAAGCTTGGACTGATGCTAAGCTTAATGAAAAATGGGCTGAAAGCCAATGGTCTAAGAATCTGGCTAATAAGGAGAAACGCGCTGAAATGACTGATTACGACAGGTTTAAGTTAACATCAGCACGGGTCAAGAGAAACCGAGCCAGGACGGCTGTGTTCAAAAGCCTTAAAGTTAAAGCTGCGCGAGGAGGCAAATTTGGAAAGAAGAAAGTTCCCAAAACACCAGCCAAGAAGCAACGCACGAAGAAGGCACCCGCAGCCAAACCAGCGAAGAAGTAA